In Pseudomonas fluorescens NCIMB 11764, a single window of DNA contains:
- a CDS encoding DUF3509 domain-containing protein: MDNPFQLITDAFAPDYQINLSIQGLDGSIMLTLSNSGRIVAKRMISAEQRNDPKRLKRLVQSIQFGIAIEQGQCAMTILEAMTDGDNHKLPPPAKGQPRPAMRL, from the coding sequence ATGGACAACCCCTTTCAGCTCATTACCGATGCCTTTGCACCGGATTACCAGATCAACCTGAGCATTCAGGGTCTGGACGGCAGCATCATGCTGACCCTCTCCAACAGTGGCCGTATCGTGGCCAAACGGATGATCAGCGCCGAACAACGCAATGACCCCAAGCGCCTCAAACGTTTGGTGCAAAGCATCCAGTTCGGCATTGCCATCGAACAGGGCCAGTGCGCCATGACCATCCTCGAAGCCATGACCGACGGCGACAACCACAAGCTGCCGCCGCCAGCCAAAGGCCAGCCGCGGCCCGCCATGCGCCTTTAA
- a CDS encoding DUF3325 domain-containing protein, producing MLLALLLCYGGITALCLSMDRHHAELLGRKPSARRRQLMKFGGWLLLALSLWAAVASTGWGLGLVEWFAVLMLSALLLVLLMPYRPRLVLSLAGLSLLVSPVAAFAQY from the coding sequence ATGTTGCTGGCCCTGTTGCTCTGTTACGGTGGTATCACCGCGCTGTGTTTATCGATGGACCGGCATCATGCCGAGCTGTTGGGCCGCAAGCCGTCGGCCCGTCGCCGCCAACTGATGAAGTTCGGTGGCTGGCTGTTACTGGCCTTGTCGCTGTGGGCGGCGGTGGCTTCGACCGGTTGGGGGCTTGGGTTGGTGGAGTGGTTTGCGGTGCTGATGCTCAGTGCATTGCTGCTGGTGCTGTTGATGCCCTATCGACCGCGTCTGGTGTTGTCACTGGCCGGTCTGAGTCTGCTCGTCAGCCCTGTTGCCGCGTTTGCGCAGTATTGA
- a CDS encoding PepSY-associated TM helix domain-containing protein yields the protein MKEGFRQAMAWLHTWAGLIFGWLLFAIFLTGTLAYFKDEISHWMQPEIPARSVTSEASLTLAQNYLQQHAAGASRWLIDLPDAREPGLSVRWQQTPAKRGERGQFTEKLLDPQTGAEVQGRATMGGEFFYRFHFQLQMPYPWGRWLSTIAAMAMFVALISGIITHKKIFKDFFTFRPRKGQRSWLDGHNALGVLVLPFHLMITYSSLVIFMSMVMPASILASYNGDVRAFFDEVFPASATPELAGKPAELAPLAPLLEKAREQWSVGRVGRLTVNNPGDTNASVVLVRDGADRVVHDFGRAATFNGVTGQLLGTTPEQSLPRAIAGSFYGLHMGRFADPVLRWLYFVCGLAGTAMIGTGLVVWLGKRQLKHAKSGVMPFELRLVEVLNIASMSGLMVAVAAFFWANRGLPVDMAGRADWEVNSFFTVWGLSVLHAMVRRGRAAWVEQLALAALLFGAVPLLNALTTPYHLGVTLVQGDWAMAGFDLTCLGSGVFFAWAAWKMQRSAQAAVVTRQRAQPITLEREAN from the coding sequence ATGAAAGAGGGCTTTCGTCAGGCGATGGCCTGGCTGCATACCTGGGCCGGGTTGATCTTCGGCTGGTTGCTGTTCGCGATTTTCCTGACCGGCACACTGGCCTACTTCAAGGACGAGATCAGCCACTGGATGCAACCGGAAATTCCTGCCCGTTCGGTGACCTCCGAAGCCAGTCTGACCCTGGCGCAGAACTACCTTCAGCAACACGCCGCCGGTGCCTCGCGCTGGCTCATCGACCTGCCCGATGCCCGCGAGCCCGGCCTGTCAGTACGCTGGCAGCAGACCCCGGCCAAGCGTGGCGAACGTGGTCAGTTCACGGAAAAACTCCTCGATCCACAAACCGGCGCCGAAGTGCAGGGTCGCGCAACCATGGGCGGCGAGTTCTTCTACCGTTTCCACTTTCAACTGCAAATGCCCTATCCGTGGGGCCGCTGGTTGTCGACCATCGCGGCCATGGCGATGTTCGTCGCGCTGATCAGCGGGATCATCACCCACAAGAAAATCTTCAAGGACTTCTTCACCTTCCGTCCGCGCAAGGGCCAGCGCTCCTGGCTCGACGGGCACAACGCGTTGGGTGTGCTGGTGCTGCCGTTTCACCTGATGATCACCTACAGCAGCCTGGTGATTTTTATGTCGATGGTGATGCCGGCCAGCATTCTGGCTTCGTACAACGGTGATGTGCGGGCGTTTTTCGATGAGGTGTTCCCGGCATCTGCTACCCCGGAGCTGGCGGGCAAACCGGCTGAACTGGCGCCGCTGGCACCGCTGCTGGAAAAGGCTCGGGAGCAGTGGTCGGTCGGGCGGGTCGGGCGGCTCACCGTGAACAATCCAGGCGATACGAACGCTTCGGTGGTGCTCGTGCGTGACGGTGCCGATCGCGTGGTCCATGACTTTGGCCGCGCGGCGACCTTCAACGGCGTGACCGGACAATTGCTCGGCACCACGCCGGAGCAATCGCTGCCGAGGGCGATTGCCGGCAGTTTCTACGGTTTGCACATGGGCCGTTTTGCCGACCCGGTGCTGCGCTGGCTGTACTTTGTCTGCGGGTTGGCCGGCACGGCGATGATCGGCACCGGGCTGGTGGTCTGGCTCGGCAAGCGTCAGCTCAAACATGCGAAAAGCGGCGTGATGCCCTTCGAGTTGCGGCTGGTGGAGGTGCTGAACATCGCCAGCATGTCCGGGCTGATGGTCGCCGTGGCCGCGTTCTTCTGGGCCAATCGCGGATTGCCGGTGGACATGGCTGGGCGCGCGGATTGGGAAGTGAACAGCTTCTTTACCGTCTGGGGCCTGAGCGTGTTGCATGCCATGGTCCGTCGTGGCCGTGCGGCGTGGGTCGAGCAGTTGGCGCTGGCGGCGCTGCTGTTTGGCGCGGTGCCGCTGCTGAACGCCCTGACCACGCCCTATCACTTGGGCGTCACGCTGGTGCAGGGCGATTGGGCGATGGCCGGTTTCGACCTGACGTGCCTGGGCAGCGGTGTGTTTTTCGCCTGGGCTGCGTGGAAAATGCAGCGCTCGGCACAGGCTGCAGTCGTCACCCGACAGCGTGCGCAACCGATCACCCTTGAGCGTGAGGCGAACTGA
- a CDS encoding LysR substrate-binding domain-containing protein, translating to MSRQLHAQTYVWLHVFSCAARHLSFTRCAEELHITPGAVSQQIRQLEERLGFRLFHRRARGVELSAHGQRLAITVNEAYGSIDAELRRLDAGMISGILRVRSIPSFLSKWLTPRLPRLQQRFPDIQLRLVAEDSSVPLHEGDFDLAIDLNDGSYPGLLSTTLLDEQIFPVCAPSLLRGRPPLHGPADLSHFPLLHDITAWRGSYEYAEWEFYLNAIGYEGADVRRGHTFNRNHLTIEAAIAGMGVAIARRTLLNDELERGALIVPFGLAVPNHKRYMLLYAPGALSHPGVRAVHDWLVEEAGVFRSLHPLAERQM from the coding sequence ATGAGTCGCCAATTGCACGCCCAGACTTACGTCTGGCTGCACGTGTTTTCCTGTGCCGCGCGGCACTTGTCGTTCACCCGTTGTGCCGAAGAACTGCACATCACACCGGGTGCGGTCAGTCAGCAAATCCGCCAACTGGAAGAACGGCTAGGGTTCCGACTGTTTCACCGGCGTGCGCGGGGGGTGGAGTTGAGCGCGCATGGCCAGCGACTGGCCATTACGGTCAACGAGGCTTACGGCAGCATTGACGCCGAATTGCGACGACTGGACGCCGGAATGATCAGCGGGATTTTGCGGGTGCGCTCGATTCCCTCGTTCCTGAGCAAATGGCTGACCCCGCGTCTACCGCGCTTGCAGCAGCGGTTTCCAGACATTCAATTGCGCCTGGTGGCGGAGGACAGCAGCGTGCCGTTGCACGAGGGCGACTTTGACCTGGCGATCGATCTGAACGACGGCAGCTACCCCGGCCTGTTATCCACAACCTTGCTCGATGAGCAGATCTTCCCGGTCTGCGCGCCGAGTCTGTTGCGCGGGCGGCCGCCGTTGCATGGCCCGGCAGACCTGTCGCACTTTCCGCTGTTGCACGACATCACGGCCTGGCGCGGCAGTTATGAGTACGCGGAATGGGAGTTCTATCTCAACGCCATCGGTTACGAAGGCGCGGATGTGCGGCGCGGGCACACCTTCAATCGCAACCACCTGACCATCGAGGCGGCGATTGCCGGTATGGGCGTGGCGATTGCGCGGCGCACCTTGCTGAATGATGAGCTGGAACGCGGAGCGTTGATTGTACCGTTTGGTCTGGCGGTGCCGAATCACAAGCGTTACATGCTGCTGTATGCGCCGGGGGCGCTGAGCCATCCGGGCGTGCGTGCAGTGCATGACTGGCTGGTGGAGGAGGCGGGCGTTTTTCGAAGCCTGCACCCGCTGGCAGAGCGGCAGATGTGA
- a CDS encoding HPF/RaiA family ribosome-associated protein — protein sequence MQIQVNSDNHIQSSIRLEEWVRTTIESTLERYEEDLTRVEVHLRDENGDKPGPHDMRCQLEARPKGHQPISVTHKAANLELAIDGAAEKLEHALEHLFGKLRGKPRAAIVPFERPTADALLEDEFLENEQAAQNG from the coding sequence ATGCAAATCCAAGTCAACAGCGATAACCATATTCAAAGCAGCATCCGACTGGAGGAGTGGGTACGTACTACCATTGAGAGCACGCTCGAACGTTATGAAGAGGACCTGACACGCGTCGAGGTCCACCTGCGGGACGAGAACGGCGACAAGCCCGGTCCCCACGACATGCGCTGCCAGCTGGAAGCGCGGCCAAAAGGCCACCAACCGATTTCTGTTACCCACAAAGCCGCAAACCTGGAACTGGCGATCGACGGTGCGGCTGAAAAACTCGAACACGCGCTGGAACACCTGTTCGGCAAACTGCGGGGCAAACCACGTGCCGCTATAGTGCCGTTCGAAAGGCCCACTGCCGATGCGCTGCTGGAAGACGAGTTTCTCGAGAACGAACAGGCTGCACAAAACGGCTGA
- a CDS encoding TonB-dependent siderophore receptor, with protein sequence MKSRAKSGSVKQWLGASALSISALALLPLSVALAAEAGTAQQRSQFNFAMDAKPLPQALSDFSRITGISVVYTDEAPYGITAPAVSGQMSAEQAIQRLLSGSGLTFRRTDAHTLALEPQPTEGALTLGATTITSVMDQTMSYQPPPTSSVMRSSALLQEIPQTVNVIPAQVIRDQAPRNLDDALANVSGITQGNTLGSTQDSVMTRGFGDNRNGSIMRDGMPVVQGRGLNATVDRVEVLKGPASLLYGIQDPGGVVNMVSKKPELEQYNALTLRGSTYGDGKNGSGGGLDSTGALGESGLAYRMVLDHEDEDYWRNFGTHRETLVAPSLAWFGESTKLLFAYEHREFLTPFDRGTLIDPRDNHPLDISRNRRLDEPFNNMEGRSDLYHFEADHELNDNWKAHFGYSWNRETYDASQVRVTAINTAKGTLTRSMDGTQNAISTDRFTTASLEGKVNVLGMQHDLVFGVDDEYRKIYREDLIRQKSLTTFSYLNPVYGREVAGTTVSPADSAQTDRLRSDSLFLQDSIHLNDQWILVAGGRFQEYDQYAGKGVPFKANTDSNGQKWVPRAGLVYRYTDALSFYGSYTESFKPNSTIAPLSGSGTVLDGSVAPEEAKSWEVGAKLDIPGRVTGNVALFDIKKRNVLVANSEGPVTIYSAAGEVRSRGLEVDLTGQLSDRWSMIGSYAYTDAEVTEDPDYKGKKLQNVARNTGSLSAVYDFGTIVGGDQLRVGAGARYVGERAGNAVNDFDLPSYTVADAFATYDTKVEGQKVKFQLNVKNLFDRTYYTSAASRFFVSMGDARQISLSSTLEF encoded by the coding sequence ATGAAGTCCAGGGCAAAATCGGGTTCGGTCAAACAGTGGTTGGGTGCCTCAGCACTGAGCATTTCGGCATTGGCGTTGTTGCCATTGAGCGTGGCATTGGCCGCTGAGGCCGGCACGGCGCAGCAGCGTTCGCAGTTCAATTTTGCGATGGATGCCAAACCGCTACCCCAGGCCTTGAGCGACTTCAGCCGGATTACCGGCATCAGCGTGGTCTACACCGACGAAGCACCGTACGGCATTACCGCGCCAGCGGTCAGCGGGCAGATGAGCGCCGAACAAGCGATCCAGCGTTTGCTCAGCGGTTCGGGATTGACCTTCCGTCGCACCGATGCTCACACCCTGGCGCTGGAACCGCAGCCCACCGAAGGCGCGTTGACCCTGGGCGCGACCACCATCACCTCGGTGATGGATCAAACCATGAGTTACCAGCCGCCGCCCACCAGTTCGGTGATGCGCTCGTCGGCCTTGCTCCAGGAAATCCCCCAGACCGTCAACGTGATCCCGGCACAGGTCATTCGTGATCAGGCGCCACGCAACCTCGACGACGCGCTGGCCAACGTCAGCGGCATCACCCAGGGCAACACGCTGGGCAGCACCCAGGATTCGGTGATGACCCGTGGCTTCGGCGATAACCGCAACGGCTCGATCATGCGCGACGGCATGCCGGTGGTGCAGGGCCGTGGCCTCAACGCCACAGTCGATCGGGTCGAAGTGCTGAAGGGCCCGGCCTCGTTGCTCTACGGCATTCAGGACCCGGGCGGTGTGGTCAACATGGTCAGCAAGAAACCTGAACTCGAGCAGTACAACGCGTTGACCCTGCGCGGCTCGACTTACGGCGACGGCAAAAACGGCAGCGGTGGTGGCCTCGACAGCACCGGCGCACTCGGTGAGTCCGGGCTGGCGTACCGCATGGTGCTGGACCACGAAGACGAAGATTACTGGCGCAACTTCGGCACCCACCGCGAAACCCTGGTGGCGCCATCGCTGGCCTGGTTCGGCGAAAGCACCAAGCTGTTGTTCGCCTACGAACACCGTGAATTCCTGACCCCGTTCGACCGCGGAACGCTGATCGACCCGCGCGACAATCATCCGCTGGACATCTCCCGCAATCGACGCCTCGACGAGCCGTTCAACAATATGGAAGGGCGCTCGGACCTGTATCACTTCGAGGCTGACCACGAGCTCAACGACAACTGGAAAGCGCACTTCGGCTACAGCTGGAACCGTGAAACCTACGACGCCAGCCAGGTGCGCGTCACGGCCATCAACACCGCCAAAGGCACGCTGACCCGCAGCATGGACGGCACGCAAAACGCGATCAGCACCGACCGCTTCACCACCGCCAGCCTCGAAGGCAAGGTCAATGTGCTGGGCATGCAGCACGACCTGGTGTTCGGCGTCGATGACGAGTACCGCAAGATCTACCGCGAAGACCTGATCCGCCAGAAAAGCCTGACCACCTTCAGCTACCTCAACCCGGTCTATGGCCGTGAAGTCGCCGGCACCACCGTCAGCCCGGCCGACAGCGCGCAGACCGATAGACTGCGCAGCGATTCGCTGTTCCTGCAGGACTCGATCCACCTCAACGACCAGTGGATTCTGGTGGCTGGCGGCCGTTTCCAGGAGTACGACCAGTACGCCGGCAAAGGCGTGCCGTTCAAGGCCAACACCGACAGCAATGGTCAGAAATGGGTGCCACGTGCGGGACTGGTGTATCGCTACACCGACGCGTTGTCGTTCTACGGCAGCTACACCGAATCGTTCAAACCCAACTCGACCATCGCCCCGTTGAGCGGCAGCGGCACCGTACTCGACGGCAGCGTTGCGCCGGAAGAAGCCAAGTCCTGGGAAGTGGGGGCGAAGCTGGACATTCCGGGGCGTGTGACGGGTAACGTCGCGTTGTTCGACATCAAGAAGCGCAACGTGCTGGTGGCCAATTCCGAAGGACCGGTGACGATCTACAGCGCCGCCGGCGAAGTGCGTTCCCGTGGGCTGGAAGTGGATTTGACCGGCCAGCTCAGTGACCGCTGGAGCATGATCGGCAGCTATGCCTACACCGATGCCGAAGTCACTGAAGACCCGGATTACAAAGGTAAGAAACTGCAAAACGTCGCCAGGAACACCGGCTCGCTGTCGGCGGTTTACGACTTCGGCACCATTGTCGGTGGCGATCAGTTGCGGGTCGGCGCGGGCGCGCGGTATGTCGGTGAGCGGGCGGGCAACGCAGTGAATGATTTCGACCTGCCGAGCTATACCGTGGCCGATGCATTCGCCACCTACGACACCAAGGTCGAGGGGCAGAAGGTGAAGTTTCAGCTCAACGTGAAAAACCTGTTTGATCGCACTTACTACACGTCGGCGGCGAGCCGGTTCTTTGTGTCGATGGGGGATGCGCGGCAGATTTCGCTATCCAGCACTTTGGAATTCTGA
- a CDS encoding DUF3649 domain-containing protein: MKALPVSYRLAVTSRLLAAVVGGYIVAALASVSLSLWVPMARADAVVTGMMTSFLAYLCAVIWCFACQSAWRAWFGVIVASLMLAAVSGLAYWVGHS; the protein is encoded by the coding sequence ATGAAAGCACTCCCCGTTTCCTATCGATTGGCCGTCACGTCGCGACTGCTCGCTGCCGTGGTGGGCGGCTATATCGTTGCGGCGCTCGCCAGTGTCAGCCTGAGTCTGTGGGTGCCCATGGCCCGCGCCGACGCCGTGGTGACCGGGATGATGACCTCGTTTCTGGCCTACCTGTGCGCGGTGATCTGGTGCTTTGCCTGTCAGAGCGCGTGGCGAGCCTGGTTCGGGGTGATCGTGGCGAGCCTGATGCTGGCCGCGGTGTCAGGGCTGGCTTACTGGGTGGGCCATTCATGA
- a CDS encoding FecR family protein: protein MNQLDRVTPTLAQEQAAFAWLSLLHDQPSSGDQATFSHWLQADPAHAEAYARAQVVWELSEGPARTLANEDAFALQRYLNSMSQSRRSGVRRWSGALAMAACLLLMLSLGSGWQPLRWVDDLGADYVSAPGEIRTVTLADQSQVTLDADSAIAVDFTRGERRVQLRRGAGFFSVTHTGEPFVVAAEKGQARVLGTQFEVRLQPHGAQVTVLSGRVGVTADNHTEQQILTAGQQVAYGEGSADKLRAVDSEAQLAWRQGWLNYYKVPLADVVEDLRRYYPGRIVLLNDELAARRISGSFPGKDPQAVLSSLQGVMGFEQHSVGPLIILR, encoded by the coding sequence GTGAACCAGCTTGACCGCGTCACCCCGACGCTCGCTCAGGAGCAGGCCGCTTTCGCCTGGCTGAGTCTGTTACATGACCAGCCGAGCAGTGGCGACCAGGCCACGTTCAGCCATTGGTTGCAGGCCGATCCCGCGCATGCCGAGGCCTACGCCCGGGCGCAAGTGGTGTGGGAGTTGAGCGAAGGCCCGGCGCGCACGCTGGCCAACGAAGACGCATTCGCCTTGCAGCGCTACCTCAACAGCATGAGTCAATCGCGTCGCAGCGGTGTTCGGCGTTGGTCCGGTGCGCTGGCGATGGCGGCGTGCCTGTTGTTGATGCTCAGCCTCGGTTCAGGCTGGCAGCCGCTGCGCTGGGTCGATGATCTTGGCGCTGATTATGTGTCGGCACCGGGGGAAATTCGCACCGTCACGTTGGCGGATCAATCGCAAGTCACCCTGGATGCCGACAGTGCCATCGCCGTGGATTTCACTCGGGGCGAGCGCCGCGTCCAGTTGCGGCGCGGCGCTGGTTTCTTCAGCGTCACGCATACGGGCGAACCGTTTGTGGTTGCTGCGGAAAAGGGGCAGGCGCGGGTGCTGGGGACGCAGTTTGAAGTGCGTTTGCAACCTCACGGTGCACAAGTGACGGTGTTGTCCGGCCGGGTCGGTGTGACAGCGGACAATCACACCGAACAGCAGATTCTGACCGCCGGCCAGCAAGTGGCGTATGGCGAAGGCTCGGCGGACAAACTGCGAGCCGTGGACAGCGAAGCGCAGTTGGCGTGGCGCCAGGGCTGGCTCAATTACTACAAGGTGCCACTGGCTGATGTGGTGGAGGATCTGCGACGTTACTACCCGGGGCGGATTGTGCTGCTCAATGATGAACTGGCGGCGCGGCGCATCAGTGGCAGTTTTCCGGGCAAGGACCCGCAGGCGGTGTTGAGTTCGTTGCAGGGGGTGATGGGATTTGAGCAGCACTCTGTGGGGCCGTTGATTATTTTGCGGTGA
- a CDS encoding AraC family transcriptional regulator, giving the protein MPALETLQVFQALNRSPNARLEHSAELGDGMAAALWSNHHDAQDYEAPSHHTLSCYIAGGTGTFRRDQPGTKGGPDKLCILPADHQSGWVINGDIRLAHLYFSPEQFALGCVTLLDREPRELQLREGTFLDDPKQARRFHQMLTLNWDEPGERLLTSSLAHEMLSHVLLCQVGMREGLRLKGGLAAHQRRQLVEFIDHQLAEAISLGQLAGLCALSEYHFARMFRESFGLPPHQYVLARRLSRAQDLLRATSQPLGEIALACGFASASHFTNRFRQVLGGTPGEYRQAFLR; this is encoded by the coding sequence ATGCCCGCACTGGAAACCCTGCAAGTCTTTCAAGCCCTCAACCGCTCGCCCAATGCTCGCCTCGAGCACAGCGCCGAGCTCGGTGACGGCATGGCTGCAGCCTTGTGGAGCAACCATCACGATGCCCAGGATTACGAGGCGCCGAGCCATCACACCTTGTCCTGTTACATCGCGGGCGGCACCGGTACCTTTCGCCGTGACCAGCCCGGCACCAAGGGCGGCCCGGACAAACTGTGTATCCTGCCCGCCGACCATCAGTCAGGCTGGGTGATCAACGGCGACATTCGCCTGGCGCACCTGTATTTCAGCCCCGAACAGTTCGCCCTCGGCTGCGTCACCCTGCTGGACCGCGAGCCTCGCGAGCTGCAATTGCGCGAAGGGACGTTTCTCGACGACCCGAAACAAGCCCGACGCTTTCACCAGATGCTCACGCTCAACTGGGATGAACCCGGCGAACGCCTGCTCACCAGCAGCCTGGCCCATGAGATGCTCAGCCACGTGTTGCTCTGCCAGGTCGGGATGCGCGAGGGTTTGCGGCTCAAGGGTGGTTTGGCTGCACATCAGCGACGGCAGTTGGTCGAGTTCATCGACCATCAGTTGGCCGAAGCCATCAGCCTGGGGCAGTTGGCGGGCTTGTGTGCGCTGTCGGAATATCACTTTGCGCGGATGTTTCGGGAGAGCTTTGGATTGCCGCCGCATCAGTATGTGTTGGCGCGGCGCTTGAGCCGGGCGCAGGATTTACTGCGCGCGACATCGCAGCCGTTGGGGGAGATTGCGCTGGCCTGCGGGTTTGCCAGTGCGAGTCACTTTACCAACCGGTTTCGGCAGGTTCTCGGCGGGACGCCTGGCGAGTATCGGCAGGCGTTTTTGCGCTGA
- a CDS encoding RNA polymerase sigma factor codes for MITRPPDSHDEEPRGARAHFLQVFLSQRSQMEALVNRRVGCRATAADLVQDLFLRFWRRPLVQVEELSTYLLRCAGNIAIDHLRSEGARVRVNEGWQPDQPDSHGSEPQAALEAGNDLRHVEAALRALPERTRQIFLLNRIHGRKYAEIAKAMGLSQSAVEKHMMRALEACKASLRDPEPRTPGKAP; via the coding sequence ATGATCACCCGTCCTCCTGATTCCCACGACGAAGAGCCTCGCGGCGCGCGTGCGCATTTCCTGCAGGTGTTCTTGTCCCAGCGTTCGCAAATGGAAGCGCTGGTGAACCGTCGTGTCGGGTGCCGGGCAACGGCAGCGGACCTGGTGCAGGACTTGTTTTTGCGCTTCTGGCGCCGGCCGCTGGTGCAGGTCGAAGAGCTCAGCACGTACCTGTTGCGCTGCGCCGGCAACATCGCCATCGACCACTTGCGCAGCGAAGGCGCGCGGGTTCGGGTCAATGAAGGCTGGCAACCGGATCAACCCGACAGCCATGGCAGTGAACCCCAGGCCGCACTGGAGGCCGGCAATGATTTGCGCCACGTCGAAGCCGCGTTGCGGGCGTTGCCCGAGCGCACGCGGCAGATTTTTCTGCTCAATCGCATCCACGGCCGTAAATACGCGGAGATCGCCAAGGCCATGGGGTTGTCCCAAAGTGCCGTGGAAAAACATATGATGCGCGCCCTCGAAGCCTGCAAGGCCAGCCTGCGGGATCCCGAACCGCGCACGCCAGGGAAAGCACCGTGA
- a CDS encoding phosphate-starvation-inducible protein PsiE, protein MKINWAENLRQNVHQLAESLGNLFVETFHYLALFAIGAVTAWAAVMEFLGMIEEGHIKIDDILLLFIYLELGAMVGIYFKTNHMPVRFLIYVAITALTRLLISNVSHHNPPDLGIIYLCGGILLLAFAILVVRYASSQFPSVKIEHPQRKIGAGSGEHPEVEKGEI, encoded by the coding sequence GTGAAAATCAACTGGGCCGAGAACCTGCGGCAAAACGTGCACCAACTGGCCGAGTCCCTGGGCAATCTGTTCGTCGAGACTTTCCACTACCTGGCGCTGTTCGCCATAGGTGCAGTGACCGCGTGGGCAGCGGTGATGGAATTTCTGGGGATGATCGAAGAGGGGCACATCAAGATCGACGATATCTTGCTGCTGTTCATCTACCTCGAACTGGGCGCGATGGTCGGGATTTACTTCAAGACCAACCACATGCCGGTGCGCTTCCTGATTTACGTGGCGATCACTGCGCTGACGCGGCTGCTGATCTCCAACGTCTCGCACCACAACCCGCCTGACCTGGGCATCATTTACCTGTGCGGCGGGATTCTGCTACTGGCGTTTGCGATTCTGGTGGTGCGTTACGCCTCGTCGCAATTCCCTTCGGTGAAGATCGAACACCCGCAACGCAAGATCGGTGCGGGTTCCGGTGAGCATCCCGAAGTGGAAAAGGGCGAGATTTAA
- a CDS encoding L-serine ammonia-lyase has translation MAISVFDLFKVGIGPSSSHTVGPMRAAATFAQALIEQNLLNAVRRVEIRLYGSLSATGVGHATDRACVMGLMGEWPDSIDPTCIDSRINTLLETGELNLAGQTTIAFDWHRDLLLLDESLPYHPNAMSLTAFGETGELSEQTYYSIGGGFIIEAAEAESGIAPTSDVVLPYDFSSAAELLKLCNQHGLRVSELMMANELAWRSEADIRQGLLHIWSVMRECVEQGLRHEGILPGGLNVPRRAAKLHRSLLEIGKPNVITSTLSAMEWVNLFALAVNEENAAGGRMVTAPTNGAAGIIPAVLHYYMKFNPDASDDDVVAFFLGAAAVGILCKKNASISGAEVGCQGEVGSACAMAAAGLADVLGATPEQLENAAEIGLEHNLGLTCDPVGGLVQVPCIERNAIAAVKAINATQMALRGDGKHFISLDRVIRTMRDTGADMHDKYKETSRGGLAVSWVEC, from the coding sequence ATGGCTATCAGTGTTTTTGATCTTTTCAAAGTCGGCATCGGTCCGTCCAGTTCCCACACCGTCGGCCCGATGCGCGCCGCCGCGACCTTCGCCCAGGCACTGATCGAGCAGAATCTGCTCAATGCCGTCCGTCGGGTGGAAATCCGCCTGTACGGCTCCCTGTCCGCAACCGGAGTCGGTCACGCTACCGACCGGGCCTGCGTCATGGGCCTGATGGGCGAATGGCCGGACAGCATCGATCCGACCTGCATCGACAGCCGCATCAACACATTGCTGGAGACCGGCGAACTGAATCTGGCCGGCCAAACCACCATTGCCTTCGACTGGCACCGCGATTTGCTGCTGCTTGATGAGAGCCTGCCCTACCACCCCAACGCCATGTCTCTGACAGCCTTCGGCGAAACCGGTGAGCTGTCGGAGCAAACGTACTACTCGATCGGCGGTGGTTTCATCATCGAAGCGGCCGAAGCCGAATCCGGCATCGCTCCGACCAGCGACGTAGTGCTGCCGTACGATTTCTCCAGCGCTGCCGAATTGCTCAAGCTGTGCAATCAGCATGGACTCAGGGTTTCCGAGTTGATGATGGCCAATGAACTGGCCTGGCGCAGCGAAGCCGACATCCGTCAGGGCTTGCTGCATATCTGGTCGGTGATGCGCGAGTGCGTCGAGCAGGGCTTGCGCCACGAAGGGATCCTGCCCGGCGGTCTGAATGTTCCGCGTCGGGCGGCGAAATTGCACCGCAGCCTGTTGGAAATCGGAAAGCCGAATGTCATCACTTCGACGCTGTCGGCGATGGAATGGGTGAACCTGTTCGCCCTTGCCGTGAACGAAGAAAACGCCGCCGGCGGACGGATGGTCACCGCGCCAACCAATGGCGCGGCCGGGATCATTCCCGCCGTCCTGCACTACTACATGAAGTTCAACCCGGACGCGTCGGACGATGATGTCGTGGCGTTCTTTTTGGGCGCTGCAGCCGTAGGAATTCTCTGCAAGAAAAACGCTTCCATCTCCGGTGCCGAAGTTGGCTGCCAAGGCGAAGTCGGCTCGGCCTGCGCCATGGCCGCCGCCGGTTTGGCGGACGTACTCGGTGCTACCCCGGAGCAACTGGAAAACGCCGCCGAAATCGGCCTGGAACATAACCTCGGCCTGACGTGCGATCCGGTCGGCGGCCTGGTGCAGGTGCCGTGCATCGAGCGCAATGCCATCGCTGCCGTGAAGGCGATCAACGCCACGCAAATGGCCCTGCGCGGCGACGGCAAACACTTCATTTCCCTGGACCGGGTGATCCGCACCATGCGCGACACCGGCGCCGACATGCACGACAAATACAAAGAGACCTCACGAGGCGGCCTGGCTGTCAGCTGGGTGGAGTGCTGA